One Candidatus Niyogibacteria bacterium genomic region harbors:
- the gmd gene encoding GDP-mannose 4,6-dehydratase — translation MAKKALITGITGQDGSYLAEFLLEKGYEVYGIQRRASSPNTDRIDHLYNDSESPRFFMMYGDMTDGLNLARIISKVRPDEIYNLAGQSHVGISFEKSEYTHNVNALGPLRILETVRNLNLPVRFYQASSSEMFGKALETPQNEKTPFNPQSPYGLSKLFAFYTTKIFRDGYGIFASNGILFNHESPRRGLNFVTRKITLGLSRVKLGAQKVLRLGNMDAKRDWGYSKDYVELIWKILQHDKPDDFVIATGETHTVREFAEEAAKVLGMEIEWRGSGIDEKGIDRKTGKTVIEIDAVHFRPTEVDVLQGDSTKAKNILDWKPKTDFKNLVRLMVEHDFEHAKREVESGRPIVTQRKFNLN, via the coding sequence ATGGCGAAAAAAGCTTTAATTACCGGAATTACCGGGCAAGACGGCTCATATCTAGCTGAATTTTTACTTGAAAAAGGATATGAAGTTTACGGTATACAGAGGCGCGCAAGTTCGCCGAATACCGACCGTATAGACCATCTGTATAACGACTCCGAAAGTCCGCGTTTTTTTATGATGTACGGCGATATGACGGACGGTTTGAATTTAGCGCGGATTATCAGCAAAGTACGTCCTGATGAAATATATAATTTAGCCGGACAGAGTCATGTCGGAATAAGTTTTGAAAAATCGGAATATACCCACAATGTCAATGCTTTGGGTCCTCTTCGCATATTGGAAACCGTCCGTAATCTGAATCTGCCGGTAAGATTTTATCAGGCCTCATCTTCCGAAATGTTCGGCAAGGCCTTAGAAACTCCTCAAAACGAAAAAACCCCGTTTAATCCGCAATCGCCTTACGGGCTTTCCAAACTTTTCGCTTTTTATACCACCAAGATTTTCAGGGATGGTTACGGAATTTTTGCTTCAAACGGAATTCTTTTTAATCATGAATCACCAAGGCGGGGTTTAAACTTTGTTACGCGAAAAATTACGCTGGGGTTATCCAGGGTGAAATTGGGCGCTCAAAAAGTTTTGAGGCTCGGCAATATGGACGCTAAAAGAGACTGGGGGTATTCAAAAGACTATGTTGAATTGATTTGGAAAATACTTCAGCACGATAAACCCGACGACTTTGTAATAGCCACGGGAGAAACACATACTGTTCGCGAGTTTGCCGAAGAAGCCGCGAAAGTTCTCGGTATGGAAATAGAGTGGAGAGGATCGGGCATTGATGAAAAGGGCATTGACCGGAAAACCGGCAAAACCGTTATTGAAATTGACGCGGTTCATTTTAGGCCGACTGAAGTTGATGTTTTGCAGGGAGATTCAACCAAAGCTAAAAATATTTTAGACTGGAAACCAAAGACCGATTTTAAGAATTTGGTCCGACTGATGGTTGAGCATGATTTTGAACATGCTAAACGCGAGGTGGAGTCCGGTCGCCCTATCGTCACTCAAAGAAAATTCAATCTAAATTGA